A single region of the Sorghum bicolor cultivar BTx623 chromosome 7, Sorghum_bicolor_NCBIv3, whole genome shotgun sequence genome encodes:
- the LOC8086072 gene encoding BTB/POZ and MATH domain-containing protein 1 gives MAAPSNMTSVTVSSFTPEILYSAQVEFKIQNYNERINIGYATFLRSPAFTVGGYEWTLNYYPDGRSEQTEGHVSVALELMGTETLWAILSLTFADQVDRSAWAGWATAAFLNSNNNFTFYWPELRSEVFEQMGLVQNDCLEIQCQISVCRPNQLLKAGLLPEVEVPASDMLQNLGRFMADHVAADVMFKVEQETFQAHRIMLAACSPVFDKQLNGQMREKDMGCILVHDMQPAVFQALLHFVYTDSLIDMSDKVVGDQIELIRHLLVAADRYCMDRLKNICEGILCKCVDMESLLTTVGLADQYHCMKLLAACVDFLKYSVQRDIVESQWYQVLRDNHPDVAAQICKGVEDVRKLIN, from the coding sequence ATGGCCGCTCCGAGCAACATGACATCAGTGACAGTATCCTCGTTCACCCCAGAGATATTGTACAGTGCACAAgttgaattcaaaatccaaaacTACAATGAACGCATAAACATTGGCTATGCCACATTCCTAAGGTCGCCAGCCTTTACGGTTGGAGGTTATGAGTGGACACTCAACTATTACCCAGATGGCCGTTCTGAACAAACAGAGGGCCATGTCTCTGTTGCTCTTGAACTCATGGGTACTGAAACTCTCTGGGCTATTCTAAGCTTGACATTTGCAGACCAAGTTGACAGGTCGGCATGGGCAGGATGGGCAACAGCAGCATTCCTGAACAGTAACAACAATTTTACCTTTTACTGGCCTGAATTAAGAAGCGAGGTTTTCGAACAAATGGGGCTCGTGCAAAATGATTGCCTCGAGATCCAGTGCCAGATTTCTGTTTGCAGGCCAAATCAGTTGTTAAAAGCCGGATTGCTTCCTGAAGTTGAGGTTCCGGCATCTGATATGTTACAAAACCTAGGTAGGTTTATGGCCGACCATGTGGCTGCTGATGTGATGTTCAAGGTAGAACAAGAAACTTTCCAAGCTCATAGAATCATGCTAGCTGCATGTTCGCCTGTGTTCGATAAGCAGCTCAATGGTCAAATGAGAGAGAAAGACATGGGCTGTATACTAGTGCATGACATGCAACCTGCTGTCTTCCAGGCTCTTTTGCATTTTGTATATACAGATTCACTGATTGATATGAGTGACAAAGTTGTTGGTGACCAGATTGAGCTGATTCGACATTTGCTTGTCGCTGCTGATCGCTACTGTATGGACAGACTGAAGAATATATGTGAAGGCATCTTGTGCAAATGTGTGGATATGGAGAGCCTGCTAACGACCGTAGGGTTAGCGGACCAGTATCATtgcatgaagcttcttgctgcttGTGTGGACTTCCTCAAATATTCAGTGCAGAGGGACATTGTTGAAAGTCAGTGGTATCAGGTGCTCAGGGATAACCATCCAGATGTTGCAGCTCAAATCTGCAAGGGAGTGGAGGATGTTCGAAAATTAATAAACTGA
- the LOC110437212 gene encoding uncharacterized protein LOC110437212: MAIAKIDEHLVLRSESTKRRRDELIDHAAVCWLEGNSHDTEPHHLGDALRRQLRLRHGEFKVVKHFPEQYFVTFSDPAIRQRLVGQEILSDNGRDFHFAAWSERRYANNVNWEYRVKVRIEGIPVHCWAEDVAAKALGKSCAVHYVEETTRHRERTRSFDLWAWCSDPSDIPTEVWLTVTEPDREPPHHDEPVDLKRGHVYVLRNHLEIVDDLSFLQGRGRVGGPPNRKPRREFIWSYGAPDTEGERLHGRRGNNRGRELRRHPRRDDDDYEDRRNHGMRRHRSLSGWARSARCRTGAEDCISSNRWGVRRDSPPRRSRANQEGHQRPNLVWKVKGHDEEKRKKKVTFAEPIATELKATLPDDSIILMKDQCSVLVEAKKQEMQMVDGNPLNMDFTPTDTKPTAGKNAEDQVVEQHDTLKNMMAGLMLDQLQNLLHFGNPIEKSKMEAIQVLIEQGAKMQNKDDMAVASSLVA, encoded by the exons ATGGCCATTGCAAAGATCGACGAGCATCTGGTCTTGCGAAGCGAAAGCACAAAG AGGCGCCGTGACGAGCTCATCGACCATGCTGCAGTGTGTTGGCTTGAGGGCAATAGCCACGACACGGAGCCGCATCATCTCGGCGACGCCCTCCGCCGTCAGCTGCGCCTGCGCCATGGTGAGTTCAAGGTGGTCAAGCACTTCCCCGAGCAGTACTTCGTCACCTTCTCCGACCCTGCGATCCGGCAGCGCCTGGTCGGTCAGGAGATCCTCTCCGACAATGGACGTGACTTCCACTTCGCCGCCTGGAGCGAACGCCGCTACGCCAACAACGTCAACTGGGAGTACCGTGTCAAGGTACGCATTGAAGGCATCCCAGTGCACTGCTGGGCAGAGGATGTAGCTGCAAAGGCACTCGGCAAGAGCTGCGCCGTGCACTATGTGGAGGAGACGACTCGGCACCGCGAGCGCACTAGGTCCTTTGACCTTTGGGCCTGGTGCAGCGACCCCAGCGACATCCCCACCGAGGTCTGGCTCACGGTGACCGAGCCGGACAGGGAGCCACCACATCATGATGAGCCGGTCGACCTCAAGCGCGGCCATGTCTACGTCCTGCGCAACCACCTCGAGATTGTGGATGATCTCTCCTTCCTGCAAGGCCGGGGCAGAGTTGGCGGCCCCCCGAACCGCAAGCCACGTAGGGAGTTCATCTGGAGCTACGGCGCCCCGGACACCGAGGGAGAACGCCTCCATGGCAGGCGGGGAAACAACCGCGGCCGAGAACTTAGGCGACACCCAAGGCGGGATGATGATGACTATGAGGACAGGCGCAACCACGGCATGCGTCGTCACCGCAGCCTGTCTGGCTGGGCAAGGAGCGCACGCTGCAGGACCGGAGCTGAGGACTGCATCAGCTCCAACAGATGGGGAGTGCGCAGGGACTCCCCACCTAGAAGGAGCAGGGCGAACCAAGAAGGCCACCAGAGGCCCAACCTTGTCTGGAAGGTGAAGGGGCACGATGAGGAGAAGAGAAAGAAGAAGGTGACTTTTGCAGAGCCGATTGCAACTGAACTCAAGGCCACCCTCCCTGATGACAGCATCATACTCATGAAGG ACCAGTGCTCTGTCCTAGTGGAGGCCAAGAAACAGGAGATGCAAATGGTCGATGGCAACCCACTCAACATGGACTTCACCCCAACTGACACCA AGCCAACTGCAGGCAAGAATGCAGAGGACCAGGTGGTGGAGCAGCACGACACCCTCAAGAATATGATGGCGGGACTCATGCTGGATCAGCTGCAGAACCTGCTG CACTTCGGCAACCCCATCGAGAAGTCCAAGATGGAGGCTATCCAGGTCCTCATTGAGCAGGGCGCCAAGATGCAGAACAAGGACGACATGGCCGTGGCTTCTAGCCTGGTGGCTTAG